One stretch of Pedobacter riviphilus DNA includes these proteins:
- a CDS encoding alpha-L-fucosidase → MKRLLILFLLLSSAIYAQTPPQPYGALPSNRQLAWHDIEVYGLIHFTPTTFENKEWGYGDADPKTFNPTDFNAEQIVKAAKAGGLKGIILVAKHHDGFALWPTKTTEYNISKSPFRGGKGNLVKEVEQAVRKNGLKFGVYCSPWDRNNPLYGTDKYLAIYQAQLKELYSNFGELFMSWHDGANGGDGYYGGAKEKRAIDNTTYYDWKNTWAITRKMQPMANIFSDIGLDIRWVGNEDGHAAPTSWATFTPMAPDGKNEAVPGQANYPQSPEGIRNGKFWMPAECDVPLRKGWFYHANEKPKTQKLYSICI, encoded by the coding sequence ATGAAACGGTTATTGATTCTTTTTTTGCTTCTTTCGTCGGCTATTTATGCCCAAACACCTCCTCAACCTTATGGTGCATTACCATCAAACAGGCAGTTGGCCTGGCATGATATTGAGGTTTATGGTTTAATCCATTTTACACCAACTACCTTCGAAAATAAAGAGTGGGGCTATGGTGATGCTGACCCAAAAACATTCAATCCGACAGATTTTAATGCTGAGCAGATCGTTAAAGCCGCTAAAGCAGGTGGTTTGAAAGGGATTATTTTAGTAGCCAAACACCATGATGGATTTGCTTTATGGCCAACTAAAACGACTGAATATAATATCAGTAAAAGTCCGTTCAGAGGGGGAAAGGGAAATTTAGTTAAAGAAGTAGAACAGGCTGTACGTAAAAACGGTTTAAAATTTGGCGTTTATTGCTCACCATGGGACAGGAACAATCCGCTTTATGGTACCGATAAATATCTGGCCATTTATCAGGCCCAGTTAAAAGAACTTTACAGCAATTTTGGCGAACTTTTTATGAGCTGGCATGATGGTGCTAATGGGGGAGATGGCTATTATGGCGGCGCTAAAGAAAAACGCGCTATAGATAACACTACCTATTACGATTGGAAAAACACCTGGGCCATTACCCGTAAAATGCAACCAATGGCCAATATTTTTAGCGATATCGGTTTAGATATCCGCTGGGTAGGCAATGAAGATGGTCATGCAGCGCCAACCTCATGGGCAACTTTTACACCGATGGCCCCGGATGGAAAAAATGAAGCCGTTCCCGGTCAGGCAAATTATCCGCAAAGTCCTGAAGGAATACGAAATGGTAAATTCTGGATGCCGGCAGAATGTGATGTTCCTTTAAGAAAAGGATGGTTTTACCATGCCAACGAAAAACCTAAAACCCAGAAACTTTATTCGATCTGTATTTAA
- a CDS encoding class I SAM-dependent methyltransferase: protein MANLLTDRAFWVNYWESKKGLAVQLPSNYLFHQQLADVIQKDNVKTAIELGGFPGYYAVFLKKYFQLDVTLLDYFVHPPVVNELLEKNGLAEKDIHIIETDLFNYTPEKQYDLVLSCGLIEHFNDTADIINRHIAFVKPGGTLFITLPNFKAVNGWFQKNFDRENYDKHNINSMDPALLKSICEQAGLKEVKSGYFGRFSVWLENESQKSAGVRLFKKAVWLTGKVFTKIIPFESKNLSPYIILVAKKI from the coding sequence ATGGCAAATTTATTAACCGACAGGGCTTTTTGGGTAAATTATTGGGAAAGTAAAAAAGGACTAGCGGTTCAGTTACCTTCAAATTATTTATTTCATCAGCAACTGGCAGATGTTATTCAGAAAGATAATGTTAAAACCGCTATCGAATTGGGTGGTTTCCCTGGTTATTACGCCGTATTCCTAAAAAAATATTTTCAGCTTGATGTTACCCTGCTTGATTATTTTGTTCATCCACCGGTTGTAAACGAGCTTTTGGAAAAGAACGGCTTAGCCGAAAAGGATATTCACATTATCGAAACCGATCTTTTTAATTACACACCTGAAAAGCAGTATGATCTTGTGCTAAGCTGCGGTTTAATTGAGCATTTTAACGATACTGCCGATATTATTAACCGCCACATTGCTTTTGTAAAACCGGGCGGTACCTTGTTTATCACGTTACCAAATTTTAAGGCGGTAAACGGCTGGTTCCAAAAGAATTTCGATAGAGAAAATTACGATAAACACAATATCAATAGCATGGATCCGGCACTGTTAAAGTCGATCTGTGAGCAAGCCGGGCTTAAAGAAGTAAAATCGGGTTATTTTGGTCGTTTTAGTGTGTGGTTGGAAAATGAAAGTCAGAAATCTGCAGGCGTTCGCCTATTTAAAAAGGCAGTTTGGCTGACTGGAAAAGTATTTACAAAGATTATTCCATTCGAAAGCAAAAATCTATCACCTTATATTATCTTAGTAGCGAAAAAAATATAA
- a CDS encoding discoidin domain-containing protein: MVKHTFENNLAKNASIKASNSRGKKYDVNALLDGKRESYWATQDDIHQASLELDLKAAKTFDIISLQEYIPLGQRIEAYTIEIFENNAWKKVYDGTSIGAKRLIKLDSQVTTNKVKINITKSPVCITLSEIGLYKKAG; this comes from the coding sequence ATGGTTAAACATACTTTCGAGAATAACCTGGCCAAAAATGCATCGATTAAAGCAAGCAATAGCAGAGGCAAAAAGTATGATGTTAATGCCCTGCTTGATGGAAAAAGGGAGAGTTACTGGGCTACTCAGGACGATATCCATCAGGCAAGTTTAGAACTAGATTTAAAAGCAGCTAAAACCTTTGATATCATTAGCCTACAAGAGTACATTCCTTTGGGGCAGAGAATAGAGGCTTATACTATTGAAATATTTGAAAACAATGCCTGGAAAAAAGTTTACGATGGCACGAGCATTGGTGCAAAACGCTTAATTAAATTGGATAGTCAGGTTACCACTAATAAAGTAAAAATAAATATTACAAAATCTCCGGTTTGTATTACACTGAGTGAAATTGGGTTATATAAAAAAGCTGGATAA